From one Larimichthys crocea isolate SSNF chromosome XVIII, L_crocea_2.0, whole genome shotgun sequence genomic stretch:
- the nxph2a gene encoding neurexophilin-2 — protein sequence MRALQTFLFLFLLHQVTCKKMHGGATELIEWSNSDDEQKISPTGATPRILNPLRLFARGSPGFKSNMREITYLQNMEDFWDWLSNQTDVQGAQARTKRRPIVKTGKFKKMFGWGDFHSNIKTVKLNLLITGKIVDHGNGTFSVYFRHNSTGLGNVSVSLVPPSKVVEFEIAQQSTLETKDTKSFNCRIEYEKTDRNKKTALCNFDTSKVCYQEQTQSHVSWLCSKPFKVICIYIAFYSVDYKLVQKVCPDYNYHSDTPYSSTG from the exons ATGAGAGCTCTGCAAACattcctgtttcttttcctcctaCACCAG GTCACATGCAAGAAAATGCATGGAGGAGCCACAGAGCTCATCGAATGGAGCAACAGTGATGATGAACAGAAGATTTCTCCCACGGGGGCCACTCCACGGATCCTCAACCCCCTGCGTTTGTTTGCCAGGGGCTCCCCCGGGTTCAAGAGCAACATGAGGGAAATTacatatttacagaacatggaGGACTTCTGGGACTGGTTATCTAACCAGACAGATGTTCAGGGTGCACAGGCCAGAACTAAACGCAGGCCCATCGTCAAGACTGGCAAGTTCAAAAAGATGTTCGGGTGGGGGGATTTCCACTCCAATATCAAGACTGTCAAGCTTAACCTGCTCATTACAGGGAAGATTGTGGATCACGGGAACGGCACCTTTAGCGTTTACTTCCGCCATAACTCCACGGGTCTGGGGAATGTGTCGGTCAGCCTGGTACCACCCTCCAAGGTGGTGGAGTTTGAGATCGCCCAGCAGTCCACACTGGAGACCAAAGACACCAAATCATTCAACTGTCGCATTGAGTACGAGAAGACGGACCGCAACAAGAAGACTGCCCTGTGCAACTTTGACACGTCCAAGGTGTGCTATCAGGAGCAGACGCAGAGCCATGTGTCCTGGCTGTGCTCGAAACCCTTCAAAGTCATATGCATCTATATAGCCTTTTACAGTGTAGACTATAAACTGGTGCAAAAGGTATGTCCTGACTACAACTACCATAGTGACACACCTTACTCCTCCACAGGATGA